The Sorex araneus isolate mSorAra2 chromosome X, mSorAra2.pri, whole genome shotgun sequence DNA segment attagtaaaggaacaaacatgataatcttggtatccgtattgcaaaccataatgcccaaaaagggggggaagagagaggagagaagaaaaaaggaaaaggaaaatgcctgccataaagacaggctgtggggaggaaagttaggaacattggtggtgggaaatgtaaactggtggagggatatgttaaaacactgtaggactgaaacctgaccatgaacagccttgtaactgtgtttctcacagtaactcaataaaaagaaaaagaaaaaaaagaaaactgagggaAGCATCCTATCAACAGCCTATGAAGAGCTGAGTTCCTTCCCAGTTCAAAAACCTGAGAGGAAATGAATCCTCCCATGAACAGATTTGAAGGTGGATCCTTCTTCAGTCTTCCCCTTTCCAAGGGATGACTGGAGCGTTGGCTGACACTTTATAGCCTGTCATAAGATACTGAAATCGAAACCCAGTCTAAGTTGTGCAGAAAGTTTGCTTACAGGAATTATGAAATAAATGTCCTTGTCTTAAACTATTGGGTTTCTGAAGTAATTTACTAGAGCAATACAGAACAAATAATAGGCAGACATGAAGGTTATGTGTAAGCTCAACAGGAGGGGTTTATCTACTAAAGCCAGTCTGGCCCTAGTGATGTTGAGTTCCTACCTACCAATAGCAGAGAGTAACATTGAACCCCCTGGGGCAGGCTGATTACTTTGGATTACTTCTGTCAGGCAGCACAGGCCTTAGACTCAAGAGACTTGGGAAACGCAGCTTTTTTGAGGCTAATATGCAAGGGCCAGGCTTTTTCTTCAAGGGTTCCCTACATATCTGAAAGGTACTTGTTATTTCCCATATATAACTTACTATCCAGGATGGGTTTCATAAGGGGCCAATCTCTACCCTTTTCTGGAATATAGATGCTCAAGGGCAGGGGACCTACCTGTCTCTGCCTCCCAATCCCTCTTCTCCCATCACAATTTCAAAACTTTTGGAAAGCCTGGTCAGTGTTTCCCCTTAAGGGCCCAACAATCATGAACCTCAGACCTACTCCCATGAAATAGTACCCTTACCAGTGAACTTTATGCcatgaaaaagaaacagagtTGACATGCAATGGGACTCCTAACTGTTGCTCCTCTCTCCTGAGCTTAGAATGTAGTCAAGCCCTTTCTTCCCTAGGAAATCCAGTATGGGGAGTTGTGGGGAGGAAAGACAGATTCATTAATCCAAGTCCAATGGAGGTAGCAGAGAAGGAGAAGGTAAGGGCCTGAGGGAAGGGGTTAGGGAAAGACTCTAGAAATGATGTTTTCTTCTATGTCCTTGGATTCAAGAGTCATTCTAAGGGATACGAAAAACTCTGGGAGGATACAGTTTTAAGTTAGCATCTCTACAACAGAAAACAACTAACAAGAAAGCTACTTCTGCTACCAGATCCTCTTTCTCCCCATTTCTCACTCATTTGGGTTTCCTCTAAACCAATTACTTCCCCCTTCCAGGAGTGTCTGGGAAAACCGGACAGGTCAGCAACCAGAGCAAACTCTGAaggtcaaattttttttttgctttttgggtcacacccagcaatgctcaggggttactcctggctttgcactcaggaattactcctggcagtgcttgggggaccatatgggatgccggggatcgaacccgggtcggccgcgtgcaaggcaaacgccttacccactgtgctatcgctccggcccctctgaagGTCAAATTTGATCTGAGTATATCCAGATGGGGACTAGAGCCTCTCCATGGGCTCACAGCACAAATGCCCACCATGATGGGGCAGGATATCTGAAAATCGTTGAGGCCTGGGTCCTGTACCCTAGAGGCCTGTAACCTAGACCAAACAACTTTCTGGCCTAGAAGTTAGTTGTACAGATCATAGGTTACCTCCTCTTCCTCTCACACTTCTGATGGCTAATTGCTTTGGGACTGGAGACTAATAGTGAGGCACTGAGACTAAGCTCCTTCCTCTCGGCTTTCAGTCTTTTGAGATTGTACCATATAGGTGAGTAGACAAAAGGCCAGCATTTCCCCTTGAACTGGGGTGAAAATGCTGAAGACAGAGTTGTTCATTAGCCTCAGCCTCTTCTTATATAGCCCAATGCCTCCTGACTAGAAAGCTAAAAAAGGTAGAGCTGAACCAGGTATTCCTGCCAAAGCTGCCAGAAGAGGTAGGTTTTCTCACACAACCACTAGCAGTAACTAAAAAGCTTAGACAGTGGACCCACATAGCATTTTCAAGAGGGTAGACTGTAGCAGTGTGCTGTGCTCTTCAGCCTTTACGGAGCCCCTTGAAATGAAGGCCAATTTTTTCAGATCTAAACAAGATGGGAAGCTGGTAGCTGCCTTAGAGCTTCTCTGCCTATGTATCCATATATACTTCATATGGGTAAACTTGAAATACAAAGTATCAAGGACCACAAACAATAGTTCTTAGCCTTTGGAGGGACAAGGTTCCTCTTATGAACTGATGCAAGATCTTCATGATTAAAAATACATGCCTCAATCCCCACAAAAACATGTAAACAAACTCAGGTAATAACACCTAATTTAGTCTAAAATGCTCATATGGAAGACATTGGGGTTCAGGTGAAGAAATATGTCTAACATAAAACCATTAGAAGTGAACTCAGCTCGAAACCATTATGGTAAGTGAAAGAACACAGTCACAAAGTATTGAATATtctatgatttcatttatataaaatgtccaAATAGGTAAATCCATATAAATTAATGATGGTCATAGGCTGGGGAACTGGGGAAGGGCGGTGATATCTAAGGAGTATAATTTCTTTTAGGTAAACTGTAGGGTACATACATTATACTGcaataaagctttttaaaaaaaataaggacatcACACTTGTGGTGCTGTGAATGGGACTAGGAAGGGGCTGCCATGCGGaacaaggattgaactcagggtcttgtaTGTGCTAGGCATGTACTCTGCCATTTAAGCTATCTCCCTATGCCCACATCctccaaagaatttttaaaaaagaaactcagcAGTTGCAAATGTCAACACACCTGAGCTTTAGGCCCCATTCATAGGTACAGAAAAGAACGCTTTAGGGTGGAAGAAAATCAGGAAAAAGGTCCCTGGACATGACATCTAGGTAAGACAGGAAAGCActccaaaatgaataaaagtataCAATCTTGATCTTAATAGAGCATCATGGACAGCTTGAAACAGTGACATTCAATGAGATCTGCACTTTAGAGACAACTGTATCACTggatttatacatttaaaataggTAAAATTTTAAGGTGTGTAAGTTACACTTCAATAAAAGTAACAAGGAAAAATCCTTCTAGGGGCTTGTGGAGACTGGAGGGCATCAAATCGAGGAGGATGTTGCAGGTAAGGTGTGCAAGGCCTATGTGGAGACTGGAGTTGGGGGCAGACCCAGGGAGGCTGGGTTAAGGAGAACTGGCAGAACTTGGTTTCAGAACTTGGAGGCACTAGTCTCCCCCTTTGAAGAGAAATACACTTCAGAAACAGGTTTCCAAAAAATGTTGCTAAGGGTTTTATTTctaagaagaggaaaaataataaaataaaattaaaataggtttCAATTGGAACCaagtttcttcttttgctttttcttttttgaacaaATTAATTACACACCAACAATCTTCTTTTATTACAACATGAACCCAGGAGGAGGAAAGGATACAGGGTAGGACAGGAAAGAAAGGTTGAAGTGGCTGTGAGGACAAGCACCAAAAGCTTTCTTCAGATCATAGGGAGTTGTTAGCTCCCTaaccaaatttatttaaaataaaaaactgtaaGCACAGCTATGTGAAATTTCCTCCTCCTGGGTAGACTGatcaagggaagaagaaaaagggagaagttggtaaagaggggaaggaggataAAGAGTGAGAGGAGGAGGTGAGGTTAGTGTAGCATGGCCTGGCCAGGGCCAGAactggggagagaagggagaggagattCCCCCAGTATACATAAGCACTGGCCTTGTTTCTGGAATGGTGCTGGCCTAGCCCCAGCCAACCccctctgcccacctgcccaTCCATCTATCTGCCTCAGGTGTCTGGGAATGCTGGTTAGAGGCTACCAGGAAGGGGAACTCCAGGGGCCGGCCCCCAGGAGCTGAGGTCTGAACAATACCTTGGAGTCAGAATATAAAAGTCAAGGGActcaggggtgggctgggggtgtggccatcCCCCCCCCAACTCGCCCACCTCCCAAGAAGCAGGCTTGATGGTCAGAAAGAGGATCCTTGAGGCCGGGGGCTCTCTGTAAGGGTCTGTGCTAGGCTCAGCTACTGTCACAACTGTTGCTGAGGTGGCTGCTGTGGGCAGGACACATGCAGCCGGGGAGTCAGAGTGGGAAAAGGAACCAAAGGATCTGAATTGGCCCCCAATGCTGGCTCCAAGCTGTTCTTATTCTGGTTCTCCTGGGTGCCAGGGCTGccagtggtggggaggggaggtggtggAGCCTCACCCCCAGTCTCCTCCTCtagctcctcctcttcctgggcTTCCTCAGCATCTGGCCCTGAGCTCCGTACCCTCTTTGGCTCTAGCTCCTCTCGGGTTGGGtcatcaccctccccaccccgatcCACCTTCCGCCGCCGTCGCCTCTCCAGGGCCCGGGCCCGGGTCCGGCTCCCATGGCGCTCTGCCTTCTCCAGCTGTGATCATAGACAGGCAAAGAGGTATGGCCAGTGGTCAGACCTGGGCTCCCTGCCTGCTTGGTCTGACCTCCTGGCCCAACCCATGACCACTCTCACCTCCAGAAGTGTGCGGATCCGCTCTAGGTCTGGAGACCGTCCAGCTTGTAATAGCTGCCAGATGCTGTGGTTCTCATCCAGGGTCACCTCCAGTAGGTCCCCCTCCAACATGAGCTCCTCCAGTGGAGCCCGGGTTGCCTCAGGCAGCTCCAATACGGGGCCAGTCAATTGTGGTAACATTGAAGACAGCAGCTCCAAgtctgaggggggagggtggATAGTGATGGTGTGCAGAGAGATGATTAGAGGATGCTGCTATATTCCCACCACTAAGACAAAGCAAAGACAACTCTGGTGCTATCCAGTTAATAGCTTACCTACACCTAGACCTACCTCTCTTACCTGAGCCCTCCCCCGGGGGTACCTTCTCAGGAGTGGTCACACCGTCTCCATTCTCCAGCAACCCCTGGACCTGATATATAAGAAAGAATGAGGAGTAGTAACTGAAGAGCCAAGCTCCATTAATCCCCTTAATCCCAATTTAGGACCCTCCACTTCCTGAAGTACGGCAAGCACAGGCTGCTGGCAGGAGCAGTCTAAGGATCTGGACAGGATGCAGAATGGAAGGGATGCTAGGTAAAGTAGTCTGAATATCAAAAAGCAAGGACAATCCAAAAGGGGtggcggggagagagagggtgagggagggaggagaaagagagaaaggaagagggagagggaaagagagagagagagagagagagagagagagagagagagagagagaaagaaaagtgcctgccatagaggcagacgggatgggagggaacctggggacactggtgctgggaaatgtacactggtggagagttgggtgctggaatactgtatgactgaaaacaatcataaatagctttgtaatggtctatctcacagtgattaaataaaaaaaagttttaaaaaataagtaaaaacacaagcaaaaaaaaaaacaaaccagcaaGGGCAGGACTGAAGCCTAAACAGGAAAGAGGACCAGGATATAGGAATTTGAGAATAAGAATGGGGCTAGACAGCTCACCTTAGGCCTATCTTTGCCAATACCTTCTCTGAGAGAGTcagaggcaggggcaggcaggTAGGTAGTGGGCTCCTCTGACTTGGATTCCGCCTGCAGCTGTTGCCGAAGCTCAGTCAGCCGTCCCAAGAGAGCAGTCACATCCTCAGAGGCTAGAGCCTGCCTGGCACGGCCTTGCCAATTGATGGCCCTCTCCGTGAGGCACTGTAAGGCTTCACCTTCAGGCAGCCGCACAGGCAGTCTCTGCAGGGCTACTAGCAGTGCTAGAATGGTCTCCAAACGCGGGCGCCGTGAGCGCATGCACAGTGGACACAAGAATTTGGTGTCCCACTCCCACCAAGCCAATAGTGGGGATGAAGTGGAACTGGGCCTTGGGGAGCTGAGGAGGCGAGGGACAGATACACATCGCCCATGGAACCAGTCCTGACACAAGTCACACTGTAGTGCTCCCACCCCAGCTGGCACCtgaccacacacacaaatggaaGTTGCAGGGGAAGTTGTGGTCGACGATGCCAATGGGCTGGGCTTGGCAGAGTTGGTGCGGCGCAGCTGCAGGAtaccctccttctccttctgttcCCCCTCCTTGAAGGCCACGATCTGCCATGCCCAGGACAGGGGAAGAATAAGTCAGCAGCCCCACCCTTCCCTGTCTGGTACCACTAACACCCCTCTCCCAAACCAGAACTAAGactcagggaacttagtttaagACTCAAAAACTCAGTGGTCTGCCCATGGTCACCCGGCTCAGACACTAATCATCGCCTGGCTCTTCTCCCTATCTGGGCCCAAGCTCCTTACCACAGAGCCTGGGTCCCTGAGGTCCTGCGCAGACAGCCCCAGCAGCTCTGTGTCAGATTTGTACAACCCCAGCTCCTTCTCCATCAACCGGCTGCGCTTGGTGCTGTCTGAGCCAGCATCTGCACACGGGCAGAGCACCTGAGGCAGGCAGACAGAGGTGGAATGACCAGGCTTCCctgcctcccactccctcccctcccttccacacTGCCCACAAACCCCCACAATATCATACAAGTTGTCTCACCACAGCCAGGCGAGGGCCGGGAGAGGTTGTAGGTCAGGGTCCTGGGCCTTACCTCCAGTAGCGTATAGCAAGAATTCTTCTTAAGAAAGGTTTTAGAAGCTTTCTCCCTCCAGGAGTGTGCTGTTAGCACTTGTAGCTCTAGCTGTCTTAGCTCCTCCAAACCCACTGGGAGGTCTCGGCCCACAGCCACCAGGCCCTCCAAGTCATCCAAGCAGGGGTAGTGGTCACCATTCTGGGAAAGAGGCAAGAGAAAGTCTAATTCAACCTGCTTACACCTACTGATTTTACTCTATGTCTGGCCCTGAGCTGCAAAGATGCCTGAACTTGTATTCTTAAGGCAAGGGGAAAAAACCCACCCCAACCCGAGATCATCTTAAGGAAAGCACTCTCCTGGTTCTCTCCCTCAAACCCTTCGTCCACTGACTTAGCTCCCCAGATACCAAGTAACCCCCTAGGCCAACCAGGTTGATGTGTGTGTAGTCTCTTCTATTCTCCTTGCTTGTGCtgttctctttcctcccctctctcagGCCAATCTCACAAGTTCTCATGCTGCCTACTCATCATGTGCCATGCTCCCATTCTCACTTTAGTCAACCCAACCTAGCACAAATGATATGTGCCATCTTCCCCTGCAGAATAAAGGTCTGGGCTGAAAGATAACAGTATCCTCACTTGGATCTCATCAACATCAGCAATCCAGGCTCGAGCCTTTGCAAGAGCCTCCTTGAGAGCCTGAATTTTGGGCAGGTGAACAGGGATGTTTTCTGCCTCATGAATTATGGCCTCGAGCGTAGCTGGTGGATGCTTCTGCCTAGAggtagagaaaaaaagagagctcAGTTTGGGATGGTCTGCCTGACCACGACATACATCAGCACGAACCCCTAGAGCTACTTGGGACTACTTGCTTAAACTCTGCCTGTGGGTAGTCGTCAGTCCTCATGTGTTCCAGACTGTATGTAAGCAACTCCTGAcagtcttttctcttttttggcttttgggacaTACCTGATGGTATTCAGGAGACCAAGCAATGCTAGGGTTCAAAACCATccaatgtttttgtttgtgtgcagCCTTCTGGCAGTGCCTACAGGCAACCTGTGGCATTAATCTAGTTCCAGAGTTTGTCAGATTTGCCTGTGCATAGTCTCTTTTGACCAACATGTCTATTGGCTTGTTGGTATTTGTGTCTCTGTTGTGTTCATGTTGGCCCATGGAGTTAGTCTTCCATACACCTACATAGCTATAACTTCCCCATAAATCTCTGCCTCTATGATAttaaaaacacatatataaacacatattatGTTACATTTTTTCTAAAGGGaacaaaagaagggaggaaagtcTTGCCCAAAGCCACTCATGAGCATCATTTTTAGCTTCTCTTTGAAGGTTGGGGTGTAAGAGGGAATGCAGGAGGCTGGACTTACCTGGCCTCCAGGCAGAGGTGGGCCTTTTCCTCCCAACGTTCAGCAATAGTCAGCAGCTCCTGCAGCTCAGCCTGGGCCTTATCCACAGCAGGGCTAGGGGCCACATTGGCACCCGCAACCAATAGTCCCCTCATGACAGCCAGGGTGCCCCTTTGAGCTGATGGGGCCAGCGTGCGCTTTACCTCATCCAGCCACCGTGCCTGTTCCACCTGGCGTTGAAGCTGCTGTGCCTCAGGCACTTCTACCCCCAGCTGCTGTCCCCTCTCCAACAGGGACTGCAGAAGCCCTGGACTAGAGGGCAGTGAGGCAAGGGCCTCACAGGCCTCAGTCTGGTAGGCCTCCACCTGTTCCAGGATACCCTACAGGGACAAAGGATGAAGAGCAAATTCCTCAGGTGGGACCAGTTAAGAGGTGCTACAGATACCCTTGCCCCACCTACCTTAGGACCCTCTAGTTTTTTGGGAAAGAGACTAACATAGCTGGACTCTCCTCCACCAAGCCTTAGGACAGTGGTTCCTAACATTCACTGCCTTCTCAAATATACTTTGGGAGGCttattaaaatatagattcttGTAAATTCTTAATAGAAACGGGCCAGGAATCTGTTGTATTTATGCCCCCGTAGGAGTCTAAACTATAGCACCAGGAGACCTTCTACCCCAAAAATGCTCTGCTGTGCTTGCCCTTCTCACAAATACCTATGCTCACCTTGCTGTCCACTGCCTTCTCcatcccatttcttttttatagggggggccttttggggtcacacccagttatgctaaggggttattcctggctctgcactcaggagttacaactggcagtgctcagcatccatatgggatgctagggattgaacccaggttggccacatgcaaggcaaacgcccaacccgctgtactgcTACTCCGGTCCCTCTCTATTTCATTTCACTGACTGAATGTGACTCAGTTTTTCAGGCTCACAAACCTTGTTTGTTCCATCTCCTCTTCCACCTCCACCAGGAAACATTCCCTGACTCTGCAGCCCGTACTCATACCCTTGCCAGCTATCCCCTCCCTCCAATTCTACTTCTAAAAGACACTCACTAGACCTTTGCCTCCTATCTCTCATCTTCTTcccactccacccctgccccaaaataTGCATCCTGTCTTGCTCAAATACTTGAAGCTTTTAAGGGAGCCAACAGTGGCCTGCTGCTCAGAGTTCCGCAATCCCCGATCCCTCAATAGCACTCAAGCCCACCCATTCTCACCTTGACATCCCCAATCTGGTGCATGGCACAAGGCAGGTTGTTCATCTGATCCAGAAAAGCCCGGAGCTCATCCAGGGTCATCTGTAGACCAGGTATCCTGTGGGGGCTATGGAAGTTTCACATGTGGGGTTTCAAGTTCATATCCAGTACCCTCCCTACAGCTCTCTGCTCAGACCCAATACCTTTCCTCCAGCCTAACTTGACCTCTTATACTAAACAGTTTCCCCCAGGAAAAACCACCCAGATTAGAGGAAGGGTCTTAATAACAGGAGCTTATTTGTGACAAGAAGAATCAGAAGAGAGTACCACTTGATATGTGCAGAGGGTGAAATTTAGAAACCAATGCCAAGAAAAGATGGAATTCTCAGTCCATTGTCTACCATGAACTTTAAAGCTATCAGGTTAATATAACTTACTTGCTGCACAAAAAAATCTCTCTGCATATTTGGAATCTCCTCTAGgtaccaataaaataaaagcatttgtaGTTTCCACTGCACTGAGGGTCTATTCTGTACTGTAACTGCCTGGTCTGTCTCCCTTCCGAATGCTTCCCAGGCCACCTCACAATGCAGTGTTTATCCACTTCCTACTGAAGTCCAGTCTGTATCATGATTACTCAAGAATCCATCCTTTGTAGTACTTTTCCTAGACACTGGATTCTCAGTAGGCTATTTCTACCCAACACCTCATGCTACCATACCCAGGTTCCTGGCCACTGACAAGTCCTAGAGCCCGGGACACACAAGCTTCTGCCTCACTCAAGCAGTTCTTCAATCGCTGTAGCAGCTCACTGTTAGGGAATCTCCTCTCACGGGCCTCAGATTCTAGTGCCCTCAGTTCTTCAaggcctggagagagaaaagagtagTAAGGAGTAAGTAGTATTGAGTAAAGACAAAGGAAGAGGGTGAAGCTCTGTTAAGAGAAGGGAATAGAACTTGCCTGTGGagtccctccatccccccatcaCTCACTGCGCTTCCGCCCATCTTCCACCTCCAGGGCCATTCGCACTTTGTTGGCCCACGTGTCAAAGGATTCGGCCCGAACCTTCAGCTTATGAAGCATGGCAGGAAGCTCATCCAAGGTATATCGATACCTGGGGAAAGAAGGCGGGCAGGAGCACATCTAGTCCAGCTCTATTATCTTCCTCCTTAACCCCATTCCTCCAGGTTAACCCTCTGCTCACCGCAGGTACTGTCGGCTACTGGAGCACTTGCAGAGGTCATTGATGTGGGAAAGGCAAACAAGGCCATCTGGGCAGTCATAGCAGGCCAAGGCAGATAAGAAGCATGTGGTCTTACACTTGATGCACTGACGCTCATCATCGGGGAGCAGTTCAAAAGCCTCTCGCTCAGCTTCTGTGATACCCTAGGGGCATACCAACACATGCATATTacaatctcaatttaaaaataatttgacctATAATTGCCCAATTTTTCACATATGATAGTCCAGCTTTCCAGTGCAACTTTACAAACACAGTATAAATTGAGTAGAGACCATacactgtgacttttgatctttTCCTAGGCAAATATTTTATGGTAAGGTTCTTGTGATGCTGGGGAGTGGCAGTGagcaacagtttagtaaaccATGTCATGTAGTTTAATGAATTATGAGATAAAGTTAACACTATTACAAAGATGGCTTTGTTAGGTTATCCTGCCAATTGTAGGCTACTATTAAGTGTTCTTAGTCTATTTAAGGTAGTGTAGACTAAGCAATGATGTTTGATAAATTAGGTTTATTGAGATGTAACACCATCATAAGCAAAGATCTGTATATAGAACCAGAACGAGGCCAGAGAAACCCTAATCTCAGCTACCATTAAGCCCCACTCCACTTGAGAATCAAATCTGTATGGAGAGCTGTGCAGAAAACCAAACTCCAATGAACACACTACCTCTAAAAACTTCAGACTTgtattggaaagatagtacagcaggcaaggcacttgccttgcaagcagctgacctgggtttgatgccgggcatcccatatagttccctgaccattgccaggagtgattcctgagtgcagagccaggtataatccTTGAAcgttgccagatgtggcccaaaaacaaacaaaaaagaaaacaacttcagagtctaggggccagagcaacaatacagcatgtagggtatttTGTCTTGCATAGGACCATCCTGAGTTCAGTcctgggcaccatatatggtcccgagaaccaccaggaatgatctctgagcatagagccaggagtaagcctggagcacctctgggtgtgttccccaaaaCTAAAACTTCAATCCCTCTAAAGTGGGGAAATCACAAACCTAAAGgaacaagaggaagaaaaaatcaGGTAAGATAGCTGAAAGGGCTCTTTGGATGAGAGAAGGTAAGGAAAGTGGTGGGCTAAGGCACCAAAAAGACACCAAAATATGGGAGTGGCCAAGTCAAAGGCCTAGTACTAGAGAAGAACAATGACTTCTAGTGATTTAGTACGCACTGTATTCTATGCATTATGTCAGCTGCTTAGTAGGAACACATACTGTGTACACCTGTATGACTTATAGAAATACAACTCTGAATGCTTGTAACCAGTGTttaatgatacatttttaaaattttaataacacaGATTCCAAACCTAAACTGAGACTTCATCTGCTTGATCTGCAAAAATAgagggaaataattaaaataaatggaataattgAAAAACAATGCTATACATTGtaacaaattttagaattttattatcttggggggctggagtgatagcacagcagtagggcatttgccttgaacgcggctgacccgggtttgattcctccgcctctcttggagagcctggaaagctaccaagagtatcttgcccacacggcagagcctagcaagctacccgtggcgtattcaatatgccagaaacagtaacgactaagtctcacaatggagacgttactggtgcccgctctagcaaatcgatgagcaacgtgatgacagtgatgatcttGGGGGGCTTGGTGGCCACaataggtggtgctcaggggtcacccgcAGTGTTattcagggaccatgcagtggtgAAGATTAAACCAAGGTTGGctatatgatctctccagcccaaattttagGATTTTAAGGGGACATTTTGAGTAGAACAATTGTCTTCTATACTGACTTTAATACCTAATACTGCACAATATGGTTGCATTGTACTTTACAAATCTCAATGGCACGTCTTAGTTGTATGGTCTTGAGTATATCATTTAAACCTCTGTGCATCAGGTCCGAGAAATAGTATAACAGACTGAATATCTGCTGTACATCCAGTGGATggtgttcaatccccaccaccccatatgatACCAAGTCCTgctcagagtaa contains these protein-coding regions:
- the KDM5C gene encoding lysine-specific demethylase 5C isoform X4 gives rise to the protein MEPGSDDFLPPPECPVFEPSWAEFRDPLGYIAKIRPIAEKSGICKIRPPADWQPPFAVEVDNFRFTPRIQRLNELEAQTRVKLNYLDQIAKFWEIQGSSLKIPNVERRILDLYSLSKIVVEEGGYEAICKDRRWARVAQRLNYPPGKNIGSLLRSHYERIVYPYEMYQSGANLVCNTRPFDNEEKDKEYKPHSIPLRQSVQPSKFNSYGRRAKRLQPDPEPTEEDIEKNPELKKLQIYGAGPKMMGLGLMAKDKNLRKKDKDGPECPPTVVVKEELGSEMKVESASPKTFLESKEELSHSPEPCTKMTMRLRRNHSNAQFIESYVCRMCSRGDEDDKLLLCDGCDDNYHIFCLLPPLPEIPKGVWRCPKCVMAECKRPPEAFGFEQATREYTLQSFGEMADSFKADYFNMPVHMVPTELVEKEFWRLVNSIEEDVTVEYGADIHSKEFGSGFPVSDSKRHLTPEEEEYATSGWNLNVMPVLEQSVLCHINADISGMKVPWLYVGMVFSAFCWHIEDHWSYSINYLHWGEPKTWYGVPSLAAEHLEEVMKKLTPELFDSQPDLLHQLVTLMNPNTLMSHGVPVVRTNQCAGEFVITFPRAYHSGFNQGYNFAEAVNFCTADWLPAGRQCIEHYRRLRRYCVFSHEELICKMAACPEKLDLNLAAAVHKEMFIMVQEERRLRKALLEKGITEAEREAFELLPDDERQCIKCKTTCFLSALACYDCPDGLVCLSHINDLCKCSSSRQYLRYRYTLDELPAMLHKLKVRAESFDTWANKVRMALEVEDGRKRSLEELRALESEARERRFPNSELLQRLKNCLSEAEACVSRALGLVSGQEPGPHRIPGLQMTLDELRAFLDQMNNLPCAMHQIGDVKGILEQVEAYQTEACEALASLPSSPGLLQSLLERGQQLGVEVPEAQQLQRQVEQARWLDEVKRTLAPSAQRGTLAVMRGLLVAGANVAPSPAVDKAQAELQELLTIAERWEEKAHLCLEARQKHPPATLEAIIHEAENIPVHLPKIQALKEALAKARAWIADVDEIQNGDHYPCLDDLEGLVAVGRDLPVGLEELRQLELQVLTAHSWREKASKTFLKKNSCYTLLEVLCPCADAGSDSTKRSRLMEKELGLYKSDTELLGLSAQDLRDPGSVIVAFKEGEQKEKEGILQLRRTNSAKPSPLASSTTTSPATSICVCGQVPAGVGALQCDLCQDWFHGRCVSVPRLLSSPRPSSTSSPLLAWWEWDTKFLCPLCMRSRRPRLETILALLVALQRLPVRLPEGEALQCLTERAINWQGRARQALASEDVTALLGRLTELRQQLQAESKSEEPTTYLPAPASDSLREGIGKDRPKVQGLLENGDGVTTPEKVPPGEGSDLELLSSMLPQLTGPVLELPEATRAPLEELMLEGDLLEVTLDENHSIWQLLQAGRSPDLERIRTLLELEKAERHGSRTRARALERRRRRKVDRGGEGDDPTREELEPKRVRSSGPDAEEAQEEEELEEETGGEAPPPPLPTTGSPGTQENQNKNSLEPALGANSDPLVPFPTLTPRLHVSCPQQPPQQQL